One Actinomycetes bacterium genomic region harbors:
- a CDS encoding bifunctional o-acetylhomoserine/o-acetylserine sulfhydrylase: MTDSSAWSFETKQIHAGQTPDQATHARALPIYQTTSYTFDSTEHAANLFGLREFGNIYTRIMNPTQAAVEERLAALEGGVGALLVSSGQAAETVAILNIAEAGDHIVSSPSLYGGTYNLFHYTLPKLGIHVSFVEDPDDLDSWRAAVRPNTKAFFGETIANPKSDLLDLEGVSAVAHEVGVPLIVDNTIPTPYLTRPFEWGADIVVHSATKYLGGHGSAIGGVIVDSGRFDYGANPEKFPGFNQPDPSYHGLVYARDLGVGSALGANLAYILKARVQLLRDLGTAISPFNAFLLSQGLETLSLRVERHVANAQAVAEWLEGRDEVLSVAYAGLPSSPWHALQQKYAPKGAGGVLAFEIVGGLEAGKRFVEALELHSHVANIGDVRSLVIHPASTTHSQLTPEEQAATGVTPGLVRLSVGLEGLPDILADLEAGFRASKES, translated from the coding sequence GTGACCGACAGCTCCGCCTGGTCGTTCGAGACCAAGCAGATCCATGCCGGGCAGACGCCCGACCAGGCGACGCACGCCCGTGCGCTGCCGATCTACCAGACGACCTCGTACACCTTCGACTCCACCGAGCACGCGGCCAACCTGTTCGGGCTCCGGGAGTTCGGCAACATCTACACGCGGATCATGAACCCGACCCAGGCGGCGGTGGAGGAGCGCCTCGCCGCGCTCGAGGGCGGCGTCGGCGCGCTGCTGGTCTCCTCGGGCCAGGCCGCGGAGACCGTGGCCATCCTCAACATCGCCGAGGCCGGAGACCACATCGTCTCCAGCCCGAGCCTGTACGGCGGGACGTACAACCTGTTCCACTACACGCTGCCGAAGCTGGGCATCCACGTCAGCTTCGTCGAGGACCCCGACGACCTCGACTCGTGGCGGGCCGCCGTGCGGCCGAACACCAAGGCATTCTTCGGCGAGACCATCGCCAACCCCAAGAGCGACCTGCTCGACCTCGAGGGCGTCTCGGCGGTCGCGCACGAGGTGGGGGTCCCGCTCATCGTGGACAACACGATCCCGACGCCCTACCTCACCCGGCCCTTCGAGTGGGGGGCCGACATCGTCGTCCACTCGGCCACCAAGTACCTCGGCGGGCACGGCTCGGCGATCGGCGGCGTCATCGTCGACAGCGGCCGCTTCGACTACGGCGCGAACCCGGAGAAGTTCCCCGGCTTCAACCAGCCCGACCCGAGCTACCACGGCTTGGTCTACGCCCGCGACCTCGGCGTCGGCTCCGCCCTCGGCGCGAACCTCGCCTACATCCTCAAGGCGCGCGTCCAGCTGCTGCGCGACCTCGGCACCGCGATCTCGCCGTTCAACGCGTTCCTGCTGTCCCAGGGCCTGGAGACCCTGAGCCTGCGGGTCGAGCGGCACGTCGCGAACGCGCAGGCGGTCGCGGAGTGGCTGGAGGGTCGTGACGAGGTGCTCAGCGTCGCCTACGCCGGGCTGCCCTCCTCGCCGTGGCACGCGCTGCAGCAGAAGTACGCGCCCAAGGGGGCGGGCGGCGTCCTCGCCTTCGAGATCGTCGGCGGGCTGGAGGCCGGCAAGCGGTTCGTGGAGGCCCTCGAGCTGCACAGCCACGTCGCGAACATCGGCGACGTGCGCTCGCTGGTGATCCACCCGGCGTCGACGACGCACAGCCAGCTCACGCCCGAGGAGCAGGCCGCGACCGGGGTCACCCCCGGCCTGGTGCGGCTGTCGGTGGGCCTCGAGGGCCTGCCCGACATCCTCGCCGACCTCGAGGCGGGCTTCCGCGCCTCGAAGGAGTCATGA
- a CDS encoding homoserine O-acetyltransferase yields the protein MTRRYGGWREGDDPGRRQFADLGSFPLEMGERLPAVRVAYETWGTPAPDRSNAVLVLHALTGDSHVEGEPGPGHVTGGWWPGLIGPDAPLDTDRWWVVAPNILGGCQGTTGPSSAAPDGRAYGSRWPTITVRDQVEVERALADRLGIQRWAAVLGGSMGGMRALEWAVTYPSRVGSALLLATGAAATADQIGTQTAQVLAITSDPAWHGGDYLAADSPGPLTGMGVARRVAHLTYRSETELDLRFGRQPQDDEDPLHGGRYAVQSYLDHHAEKLARRFDPGTYVTLTRAMDTHDVGRGRGGVPAALAGVTAPTLVAGIDTDRLYPLRLQEELDELLPTSDGLRVVGSPYGHDGFLIEVDAVGKLVTETLAMSLAAR from the coding sequence ATGACACGCCGATACGGCGGATGGCGCGAGGGGGACGACCCGGGACGGCGCCAGTTCGCCGATCTCGGGTCGTTCCCCCTCGAGATGGGGGAGCGGCTGCCCGCGGTCCGGGTCGCCTACGAGACGTGGGGGACCCCCGCACCGGACCGCTCCAACGCGGTCCTCGTGCTGCACGCGCTGACGGGGGACTCCCACGTCGAGGGCGAGCCCGGCCCCGGGCACGTCACCGGCGGCTGGTGGCCTGGGCTGATCGGGCCCGACGCGCCGCTGGACACCGACCGCTGGTGGGTCGTCGCGCCGAACATCCTCGGCGGCTGCCAGGGGACGACGGGACCGTCGTCGGCGGCGCCCGACGGGAGGGCGTACGGCTCGCGGTGGCCCACCATCACCGTGCGCGACCAGGTCGAGGTCGAACGAGCCCTGGCGGACCGCCTCGGCATCCAGCGCTGGGCCGCCGTGCTCGGCGGGTCGATGGGCGGCATGCGGGCGCTCGAGTGGGCGGTGACCTATCCGTCGCGGGTGGGGTCGGCGCTGCTGCTCGCGACCGGGGCCGCGGCCACCGCCGACCAGATCGGCACCCAGACCGCCCAGGTGCTGGCGATCACCTCCGACCCGGCCTGGCACGGTGGGGACTACCTCGCCGCGGACAGCCCCGGACCGCTCACCGGGATGGGGGTCGCGCGGCGCGTCGCGCACCTCACCTACCGCAGCGAGACCGAGCTCGACCTGAGGTTCGGGCGGCAGCCGCAGGACGACGAGGACCCCCTGCACGGCGGCCGCTACGCGGTCCAGTCCTACCTCGACCACCACGCCGAGAAGCTGGCCCGACGCTTCGACCCGGGGACCTACGTCACCTTGACCCGGGCCATGGACACCCACGACGTCGGACGCGGCCGCGGGGGAGTCCCGGCGGCGCTGGCCGGGGTGACCGCTCCGACGCTCGTCGCCGGGATCGACACCGACCGGCTGTACCCACTGCGCCTGCAGGAGGAGCTCGACGAGCTGCTGCCGACGAGTGACGGGCTGCGGGTGGTCGGCTCCCCGTACGGCCACGACGGCTTCCTCATCGAGGTCGACGCCGTCGGCAAGCTCGTGACCGAGACCCTCGCCATGTCCCTCGCCGCCCGCTAG
- a CDS encoding PP2C family protein-serine/threonine phosphatase, with protein MAARRGRRHPGGGPGARGRLRGRGRRAWLRLRRGFFRSDGFGLLLLGVAAVVLSILARHWPRWFSPAALVLLVVIGGLVLSVRAFLLLVAVILLALVWAVRIGQSVQVRPGIFLVVGLTGLVMLYVARSRARLGVQAIRGDSMLVDLRDRVRLAGALPPLPSGWDAEVVLRPAGGASFSGDFVVATRSADERTLELVVCDVSGKGVEAGTRSLLLSGAMGGLLGGLPAEEFLPAANAYLLRQGWGDGFATAVHVAVDLESGAYVLGSAGHPPAAHFQAGSGRWRLTEAQGTALGIDPDATYVHERGTLGPGDALLLYTDGLVETPGADIEVGIDRLLGQAEHLVPRGFRRGARRLLDSVSVGHDDDRAIVLLWRS; from the coding sequence ATGGCGGCACGGCGGGGACGGCGCCACCCGGGCGGGGGTCCGGGCGCTCGAGGCCGCCTGCGCGGGCGTGGCCGGCGGGCCTGGCTGCGTCTGCGCCGCGGCTTCTTCCGCTCCGACGGCTTCGGCCTGCTCCTGCTCGGGGTCGCGGCGGTCGTGCTCTCGATCCTGGCCCGCCACTGGCCGCGCTGGTTCTCCCCGGCGGCCCTCGTCCTGCTGGTCGTCATCGGCGGCCTGGTGCTCTCGGTGCGGGCCTTCCTGCTCCTGGTCGCGGTGATCCTGCTGGCCCTGGTCTGGGCGGTACGCATCGGCCAGTCCGTCCAGGTCCGGCCGGGCATCTTCCTCGTCGTGGGTCTGACCGGGCTCGTCATGCTCTACGTCGCGCGCAGCCGGGCCCGGCTGGGCGTGCAGGCGATCCGGGGCGACTCCATGCTCGTCGACCTCCGTGACCGGGTCCGCCTGGCCGGTGCGCTGCCCCCGCTGCCGAGCGGCTGGGACGCCGAGGTCGTGCTCCGCCCCGCCGGCGGCGCCTCCTTCAGCGGCGACTTCGTCGTGGCCACCCGCTCGGCCGACGAGCGGACCCTCGAGCTCGTGGTCTGCGACGTCTCCGGCAAGGGGGTGGAGGCCGGCACCCGCTCGCTGCTGCTCTCCGGCGCGATGGGCGGCCTGCTCGGGGGCCTGCCGGCGGAGGAGTTCCTGCCCGCCGCGAACGCCTACCTGCTGCGCCAGGGCTGGGGGGACGGGTTCGCGACCGCGGTGCACGTCGCCGTGGACCTGGAGAGCGGGGCGTACGTCCTCGGGTCCGCCGGGCACCCCCCGGCGGCGCACTTCCAGGCCGGTTCCGGGCGGTGGCGCCTCACCGAGGCGCAAGGCACCGCCCTCGGCATCGACCCGGACGCGACGTACGTCCACGAGCGCGGCACCCTCGGACCTGGCGACGCGCTCCTCCTCTACACCGACGGGTTGGTCGAGACCCCGGGCGCGGACATCGAGGTGGGGATCGACCGGCTGCTCGGCCAGGCCGAGCACCTGGTCCCCCGGGGCTTTCGCCGCGGCGCCCGTCGGCTGCTGGACTCGGTGTCGGTCGGGCACGACGACGACCGGGCCATCGTCTTGCTGTGGCGCTCGTGA
- a CDS encoding DUF929 family protein: MGTDSRARASAREKAAEMRAAERRRERRQRILIALGLVVAVVVVIGGLVGVKLASGGKATSTAKPASPASDQIIKDVTSVPTSTFNAVGAGTASNFPSPINPPGPQAAGKPRTLYVGAEYCPYCAAERWALAVALSRFGSFGTLGVTHSSTVDVFPNTATLTFHNASFASDVMAFTAYETATNQVNQAGTGYVPLDTLTAADQQLEAKYNAPPFVPASAQGTIPFIYFDGHYVQSGASYSPQVLAGKTQEQIAASLADPNNAISKAVVGSANVLTAAICTTTQQKPVDVCTSPGVVAGAAKLGTS, from the coding sequence GTGGGAACTGACAGTCGGGCCCGGGCGTCGGCGCGGGAGAAGGCCGCCGAGATGCGTGCCGCCGAGCGGCGGCGCGAGCGTCGGCAGCGGATCCTCATCGCCCTCGGGCTGGTCGTGGCCGTCGTGGTCGTCATCGGTGGGCTGGTCGGGGTCAAGCTGGCCAGCGGCGGCAAGGCGACGAGCACAGCGAAGCCTGCCTCGCCGGCCTCCGACCAGATCATCAAGGACGTCACCTCGGTCCCGACCTCGACCTTCAACGCCGTCGGGGCGGGCACCGCGTCGAACTTCCCCTCGCCGATCAACCCGCCCGGACCCCAGGCCGCGGGCAAGCCGCGGACGCTGTACGTCGGTGCCGAGTACTGCCCCTACTGCGCCGCGGAGCGCTGGGCGCTGGCCGTCGCCCTGTCCAGGTTCGGCAGCTTCGGCACCCTGGGCGTGACGCACTCCTCGACTGTCGACGTCTTCCCGAACACCGCGACCCTGACCTTCCACAACGCGTCGTTCGCCAGCGACGTCATGGCCTTCACCGCCTACGAGACGGCGACGAACCAGGTCAACCAGGCGGGCACCGGCTACGTCCCGCTGGACACCCTGACAGCGGCTGACCAGCAGCTCGAGGCCAAGTACAACGCGCCGCCGTTCGTGCCCGCCTCGGCGCAGGGCACGATCCCCTTCATCTACTTCGACGGGCACTACGTGCAGTCCGGGGCGTCGTACTCGCCTCAGGTCCTGGCCGGCAAGACGCAGGAGCAGATCGCCGCGTCGCTCGCCGACCCGAACAACGCGATCTCGAAGGCGGTCGTCGGCTCGGCGAACGTCCTCACCGCCGCGATCTGCACAACGACGCAGCAGAAGCCGGTCGACGTGTGCACCTCGCCCGGCGTGGTCGCGGGGGCGGCGAAGCTGGGTACGTCGTGA
- a CDS encoding MBL fold metallo-hydrolase has translation MPATVQVLHAGYADDRVASTVTLIRDGDAVIVVDPGMVADRAVILAPLRDSGVAPEAVTDVVISHHHPDHTINIALFPNARVHDVMATYQRDVWTDHEEGDFAVSPSVRLVATPGHTDQDVTTVVDTAEGTVVLTHLWWSAEGPADDPFAADRDVLRGSRERVLAMGPVLVIPGHGQPFVPDASTPR, from the coding sequence ATGCCCGCGACGGTCCAGGTCCTGCACGCCGGCTATGCCGACGACCGGGTGGCCAGCACGGTCACCCTGATCCGCGACGGCGATGCGGTCATCGTGGTCGACCCCGGCATGGTGGCCGACCGGGCGGTCATCCTCGCCCCGCTCCGTGACTCCGGCGTCGCGCCGGAGGCGGTTACCGACGTCGTCATCAGCCATCACCACCCCGACCACACGATCAACATCGCGTTGTTCCCGAACGCCCGTGTGCACGACGTCATGGCGACCTACCAGCGCGACGTCTGGACCGACCACGAGGAGGGCGACTTCGCCGTTTCGCCCTCGGTCCGCCTGGTCGCGACTCCCGGGCACACCGACCAGGACGTGACGACGGTCGTGGACACAGCCGAGGGGACCGTCGTGCTGACCCACCTGTGGTGGTCGGCCGAGGGGCCGGCGGACGACCCGTTCGCCGCCGACCGCGACGTCCTGCGTGGCTCGCGCGAGCGGGTCCTGGCGATGGGTCCCGTGCTCGTGATCCCCGGCCACGGCCAGCCGTTCGTCCCCGACGCGAGCACGCCGCGGTAG
- a CDS encoding DUF222 domain-containing protein, with protein sequence MPGTMQADLVDEHDVLAEEDVASVPGFDPMEAPTVWDVFTGVVPPGPEAITLLSDFDPTSCALAVRIEYAAAWQACRNWLEAQALAAVAAVSAPVPDEDVPYCPTTPDEADFMEVATADLALALNASETYVGQRLDLARDLADRLPVTMSALGRGSIGLGHVYAIRELTTGLDDTECARVEARVFPRGETQSVSQFRTSVRRVVASLRPRDLSAAFAAEAERTGVTYHPKEHGRAGLWIEADVVSILEIKNALDAEAAAWTAHRQALGQPRVPLQTLRFEVVQRLARVSCREVADARSGSTDPSVGDTSDQVPPGLRAGLKARCEVIVQIDLPTLLALRDGSGVIPGYGPIPVELARDLAASTTWRRLVTEPVDGHLLDLGRRRYRPSAKMRDHLLGLGQRCSAPGCNRAAAEFDHARPWSEGGGTSVQNGNPACHHHHRLKTIYGYRTVRHPDGSVEWITPGGNTSRRPPDDHRVNDYGVNDYGVNDEGLPPDAPPF encoded by the coding sequence ATGCCGGGAACGATGCAGGCGGACCTCGTCGACGAGCACGACGTGCTCGCGGAGGAGGACGTCGCGTCGGTGCCCGGGTTCGACCCGATGGAGGCACCCACGGTCTGGGACGTCTTCACCGGCGTGGTGCCACCGGGGCCGGAGGCCATCACCCTGCTGAGCGACTTCGACCCGACGTCGTGCGCGCTGGCGGTGCGGATCGAGTACGCAGCGGCCTGGCAGGCCTGCCGGAACTGGTTGGAGGCCCAGGCGCTCGCCGCAGTGGCGGCGGTTTCAGCGCCGGTTCCGGACGAGGACGTCCCCTACTGCCCGACGACGCCGGACGAGGCTGACTTCATGGAGGTGGCCACCGCGGACCTGGCCCTCGCGCTGAACGCCTCCGAGACCTATGTGGGCCAGCGCCTCGACCTGGCACGTGACCTCGCCGACCGCCTCCCCGTGACGATGTCGGCACTCGGGCGCGGGTCGATCGGCCTGGGGCACGTCTACGCGATCCGCGAGCTCACGACCGGCCTGGACGACACGGAGTGCGCGCGGGTGGAGGCGCGAGTGTTCCCGCGGGGTGAGACCCAGAGCGTCTCCCAGTTCCGCACCTCGGTACGCCGGGTCGTGGCGAGCCTGCGACCCCGGGACCTGAGCGCGGCGTTCGCGGCGGAGGCGGAGCGCACGGGCGTCACCTACCACCCGAAGGAGCACGGCCGGGCCGGGCTGTGGATCGAGGCGGACGTCGTGTCGATCCTCGAGATCAAGAATGCGCTGGACGCCGAGGCCGCGGCCTGGACGGCCCACCGCCAGGCGCTCGGCCAGCCGCGGGTGCCGCTCCAGACGCTGCGCTTCGAGGTCGTCCAGCGCCTCGCCCGGGTCTCGTGCCGCGAGGTCGCCGACGCCCGTTCCGGCTCGACGGATCCCTCCGTCGGCGATACGAGTGACCAGGTCCCGCCCGGGCTGCGCGCCGGCCTCAAGGCGCGGTGCGAGGTCATCGTGCAGATCGACCTGCCAACGCTGCTGGCCCTGCGTGACGGCAGCGGCGTGATCCCGGGCTACGGCCCGATCCCGGTCGAGCTCGCGCGCGACCTGGCCGCCTCCACGACCTGGCGGCGCCTGGTCACAGAACCTGTCGACGGCCACCTGCTCGACCTCGGCCGCCGCCGCTACCGGCCCAGCGCGAAGATGCGTGACCACCTCCTCGGCCTCGGGCAACGTTGCAGCGCCCCCGGGTGCAACCGGGCGGCCGCCGAGTTCGACCACGCCAGACCCTGGTCGGAGGGCGGAGGCACGAGCGTCCAGAACGGCAACCCGGCCTGCCACCACCATCACCGGCTCAAGACGATCTACGGCTACCGGACCGTCCGACATCCCGACGGCAGCGTCGAATGGATCACACCTGGGGGCAACACCAGCCGGCGACCACCCGACGACCACCGCGTCAACGACTACGGCGTCAACGACTACGGCGTCAACGACGAAGGACTGCCGCCCGACGCACCACCGTTCTGA
- a CDS encoding vitamin K epoxide reductase family protein, whose product MSAEAVTAERSVTPARTWYAISSFVLSLIGLGAAGYLTYEHYTGSTTLACKDTGTVNCLKVTTSTYSTQLGIPVAVLGLLFYVVMAALCSPPAWSLARRWGAVTWVRLAWSLVGVLMVFFLVWAELFRIDAICLWCTAVHVVTVALFGVLVFAAALADEE is encoded by the coding sequence GTGAGCGCGGAGGCCGTCACCGCAGAGCGGTCCGTCACGCCGGCCCGTACCTGGTACGCCATCTCCTCCTTCGTCCTCTCACTCATCGGCCTCGGCGCGGCGGGCTACCTCACCTACGAGCACTACACCGGGTCCACGACCCTGGCGTGCAAGGACACCGGGACGGTCAACTGCCTCAAAGTGACGACGAGCACCTACTCCACACAGCTCGGCATCCCGGTCGCCGTGCTCGGACTGCTCTTCTATGTCGTCATGGCGGCGCTGTGCTCCCCGCCCGCGTGGTCACTCGCCCGTCGATGGGGCGCCGTCACCTGGGTACGCCTGGCCTGGAGCCTGGTCGGGGTGCTCATGGTCTTCTTCCTCGTCTGGGCCGAGCTGTTCCGCATCGACGCCATCTGCCTCTGGTGCACGGCCGTGCACGTGGTCACGGTGGCCCTGTTCGGGGTGCTGGTCTTCGCTGCCGCCCTCGCGGACGAGGAGTGA